In the genome of Triticum urartu cultivar G1812 chromosome 5, Tu2.1, whole genome shotgun sequence, one region contains:
- the LOC125511352 gene encoding uncharacterized protein LOC125511352: MAVCSGGLVAPPFDLSTIRAGAGPWPRPARGPARAIRCCCYARPDPTPPRRLLLLSAKASAAASPERVHGSKPIARGRRRVGLTVTPSLPFPSSRSRRQPKQNDFYPRCTPRGPAPQSRDTPPKRDTGIASEKEWGINLLDEAVKESGTNEDGSTWYRESGEDLGENGYRCRWARMGGQTHDGSTEWKETWWEKSDWTGYKELGAEKSGKNAEGDSWWEKWKEVLHQDEWSNLARLEKSAEKQAKSGTENAGWYEKWWEKYDAKGWTEKGAHKYGRLNEQSWWERWGEHYDGRGSVLKWTDKWAETDLGTRWGDKWEEKFFAGIGSRQGETWHASPGGDRWSRTWGEEHFGNGKVHKYGKSTTGESWDLIVDEETYYEADPHYGWADVVGDSSQLLSIQPVERPPGVFPTIDFSSSPPRTEEPPGMPPSSLE; this comes from the exons ATGGCCGTCTGCTCCGGGGGGCTCGTGGCGCCGCCCTTCGATCTGTCCACCATTCGGGCGGGGGCGGGGCCATGGCCGCGCCCCGCGCGTGGCCCCGCGCGCGCGATCCGCTGCTGCTGCTACGCCCGCCCGGACCCCACGCCGCCGCGGAGGCTGCTGCTGCTCTCCGCCAAGGCGTCCGCCGCGGCCTCGCCGGAGCGCGTCCACGGGAGCAAGCCCATTGCCCGGGGACGCCGCCGCGTCGGCCTCACCGTCACGCCATCGCTCCCGTTCCCCTCCTCCCG TTCTAGAAGGCAGCCCAAGCAGAATGATTTCTATCCGCGGTGCACGCCGAGAGGGCCGGCTCCCCAGTCCCGCGACACCCCGCCCAAGAGAG ACACTGGTATTGCTAGTGAGAAGGAGTGGGGAATCAACCTGCTGGATGAAGCAGTCAAGGAATCTGGCACAAATGAAGATGGAAGCACCTGGTACAGGGAGAGCGGCGAAGATCTCGGTGAGAATGGGTACCGTTGCCGCTGGGCTAGGATGGGGGGACAGACTCATGATGGTTCCACTGAATGGAAAGAGACT TGGTGGGAGAAAAGTGACTGGACTGGATACAAAGAGCTAG GTGCTGAGAAATCTGGGAAGAATGCTGAGGGTGACTCTTGGTGGGAAAAGTGGAAAGAAGTTCTGCACCAAGACGAATGGAG CAATCTTGCAAGACTTGAGAAGAGCGCAGAGAAGCAAGCCAAATCAGGGACAGAAAATGCTGGGTGGTATGAAAAATG GTGGGAGAAATATGATGCCAAGGGCTGGACAGAAAAAGGTGCGCATAAATATGGAAGGTTAAATGAGCAGTCCTGGTGGGAGAGATGGGGTGAACATTACGATGGTCGTGGCTCTGTATTGAAATG GACAGATAAGTGGGCAGAGACAGACTTAGGCACCAGATGGGGAGATAAATGGGAAGAGAAATTCTTTGCCGGAATTGGTTCACGACAAGGGGAGACATGGCATGCTTCTCCTGGCGGTGACC GCTGGTCAAGAACTTGGGGAGAAGAGCACTTCGGCAATGG GAAAGTTCACAAATACGGGAAGAGCACAACTGGCGAGAGCTGGGATTTAATCGTAGACGAGGAGACGTACTACGA GGCGGACCCTCACTACGGGTGGGCCGACGTCGTCGGGGACTCGTCGCAGCTGCTGTCGATACAGCCGGTGGAGAGGCCGCCCGGGGTGTTCCCGACCATCGACTTCAGCTCCTCACCCCCGCGCACGGAGGAGCCACCAGGCATGCCGCCTTCGTCCCTGGAGTGA
- the LOC125511353 gene encoding chitin elicitor-binding protein-like, whose amino-acid sequence MPPARLAAPAAVLLVLLHLAATATATNFTCSAPRGTTCDSAIGYRVPNATTYGDLLARFNTTTLAGLLGANGRPLATSPKTRVAAQATVRIPFRCLCAGNGVGQSDHKPVYTVQPQDGLDAIARNSFDALVTYQEIATANKIADVNLITIGQKLWIPLPCSCDPVDGAAVFHLAHIVGGGESTSGIAATFGVTEDTLLKLNKIADPKTLQKDQVLDVPLPVCSSSISNSSADHDLRIPNGTYALTAQDCIQCRCSSNTFQLNCTALQGKKGCPAVPVCSGGLKLGDTSGTGCESKMCAYSGYSNSSSLSIQTTPFKNQTAPACEKGGSSRSVFAGSMWRISAISFHMVLILVCFL is encoded by the exons ATGCCGCCCGCCCGGCTGGCCGCGCCGGCCGCcgtcctcctcgtcctcctgcaCCTCGCCGCGACGGCCACGGCGACCAACTTCACCTGCAGCGCGCCGCGGGGCACCACCTGCGACTCCGCCATCGGCTACCGCGTGCCCAACGCCACCACCTACGGGGACCTCCTCGCCCGCTTCAACACCACCACCCTCGCCGGCCTCCTCGGCGCCAACGGCCGCCCGCTCGCCACCTCCCCCAAGACGCGCGTCGCCGCCCAGGCCACCGTCCGCATCCCCTTCCGCTGCCTCTGCGCCGGCAACGGCGTCGGCCAGTCGGACCACAAGCCCGTCTACACCGTGCAGCCGCAGGACGGGCTGGACGCCATCGCCCGCAACTCCTTCGACGCCCTCGTCACCTACCAGGAGATCGCCACCGCCAACAAGATCGCCGACGTCAACCTCATTACTATCGGCCAGAAGCTCTGGATCCCGCTGCCCTGCAGCTGCGACCCCGTGGACGGCGCCGCCGTCTTCCACCTCGCCCACATCGTCGGCGGCGGGGAGAGCACCTCCGGCATCGCCGCCACCTTCGGCGTCACCGAGGACACGCTGCTCAAGCTCAACAAGATCGCCGACCCCAAGACACTGCAGAAGGACCAGGTTCTTGATGTCCCGCTCCCTG TTTGCAGCTCATCAATCAGCAACAGCTCGGCCGATCATGATCTGCGCATCCCGAACGGCACCTACGCGCTCACCGCGCAGGACTGCATCCAGTGCCGCTGCAGTTCAAACACCTTCCA GCTAAACTGCACCGCCCTGCAAGGCAAGAAGGGGTGCCCGGCAGTGCCGGTGTGCAGCGGAGGGCTCAAGCTTGGGGACACAAGCGGCACCGGTTGCGAATCCAAGATGTGCGCTTACAGTGGTTATTCCAACAGCTCTTCACTCAGCATACAGACCACTCCTTTCAAAAACCAGACAGCACCAGCATGCGAGA AAGGAGGATCTTCGAGGTCGGTGTTCGCGGGGTCCATGTGGAGGATATCTGCCATCTCCTTCCACATGGTGTTGATATTGGTATGCTTCCTTTGA